In Mycobacterium sp. 050128, one genomic interval encodes:
- a CDS encoding single-stranded DNA-binding protein: protein MFETQLTVVGHIVNDLQRRNVGGQELIKFRVASNSRRRTGEGSWEPGNSLFITVNCWGKLVTGVGAALGKGAPVIVVGHVYTSEYEDRDGNRRSSLEMRATSVGPDCSRAIVRIEKPGYAGPDAEPAPAHSAESATGDEAVDSDDRAEESEPLSLSA from the coding sequence ATGTTCGAAACCCAGCTGACCGTCGTCGGTCACATCGTCAACGATCTGCAGCGCCGCAACGTCGGCGGCCAGGAACTCATCAAGTTCCGGGTGGCCAGCAATTCCCGTCGGCGCACCGGTGAGGGGAGTTGGGAGCCGGGAAACTCGCTGTTCATCACCGTCAATTGCTGGGGAAAGCTGGTCACCGGGGTCGGGGCCGCGCTGGGCAAGGGCGCGCCGGTGATCGTGGTGGGCCACGTGTACACCAGCGAGTACGAGGACCGCGACGGTAATCGCCGTTCGTCGCTCGAGATGCGCGCGACATCGGTCGGCCCGGATTGCTCGCGCGCGATCGTGCGCATCGAAAAGCCCGGCTACGCCGGTCCCGACGCGGAACCCGCGCCTGCCCACTCTGCAGAGTCGGCAACCGGGGATGAGGCCGTCGATTCCGACGACCGCGCCGAGGAGTCTGAACCGCTGTCTCTGTCGGCATAG
- the ettA gene encoding energy-dependent translational throttle protein EttA — protein sequence MAEFIYTMKKVRKAHGDKVILDDVTLSFFPGAKIGVVGPNGAGKSSVLRIMAGLDKPNNGDAFLANDATVGILQQEPPLNEEKTVRGNVEEGLGEIKVKLDRFNEVAELMATDYSDELMEEMGRLQEDLDHADAWDLDSQLEQAMDALRCPPPDEPVTNLSGGERRRVALCKLLLSKPDLLLLDEPTNHLDAESVQWLEAHLAAYPGAILAVTHDRYFLDNVAEWILELDRGRAYPYEGNYSTYLEKKAERLSVQGRKDVKLQKRLQEELAWVRSGAKARQAKSKARLQRYEEMAAEAEKTRKLDFEEIQIPVGPRLGNVVVEVDHLDKGYDGRTLIKDLSFTLPRNGIVGVIGPNGVGKTTLFKTIVGLEEPDSGTVKVGETVKLSYVDQSRAGIDPKKTVWQVVSDGLDHIVVGQTEVPSRAYVSAFGFKGPDQQKPAGVLSGGERNRLNLALTLKQGGNLILLDEPTNDLDVETLGSLENALEQFPGCAVVISHDRWFLDRTCTHILAWEGDEDNEAKWFWFEGNFGAYEENKVERLGADAARPHRVTHRKLTRD from the coding sequence ATGGCTGAGTTCATCTACACGATGAAAAAGGTCCGCAAGGCGCACGGCGACAAGGTCATCCTGGACGACGTCACGCTGAGCTTCTTCCCGGGCGCCAAGATCGGTGTCGTCGGGCCTAACGGCGCCGGTAAGTCGAGCGTCTTGCGGATCATGGCCGGACTGGACAAGCCGAACAACGGCGACGCGTTCCTGGCCAACGATGCCACGGTCGGCATCCTGCAACAGGAGCCGCCGTTGAACGAGGAGAAGACCGTTCGCGGCAACGTGGAAGAGGGCTTGGGCGAAATCAAGGTCAAGCTCGACCGCTTCAACGAGGTCGCCGAGCTGATGGCCACCGACTACTCCGACGAGCTGATGGAGGAGATGGGCCGGCTGCAAGAGGACCTGGACCATGCCGACGCGTGGGACCTCGACTCGCAGCTGGAGCAGGCGATGGACGCGCTGCGCTGCCCGCCGCCCGACGAGCCGGTGACCAACCTCTCCGGTGGTGAGCGCCGCCGGGTGGCGCTGTGCAAACTGCTGCTGTCCAAGCCCGACCTGCTGCTGCTCGACGAGCCGACCAACCACCTGGACGCCGAGAGCGTGCAGTGGCTCGAAGCGCATCTCGCCGCCTACCCTGGTGCGATCCTGGCCGTCACCCACGACCGCTACTTCCTGGACAACGTCGCCGAATGGATCCTGGAACTCGACCGCGGCCGCGCCTATCCGTACGAGGGCAACTACTCGACGTACCTGGAGAAGAAGGCCGAGCGGCTTTCGGTGCAAGGGCGCAAGGACGTCAAACTGCAGAAGCGGCTGCAAGAGGAACTGGCGTGGGTGCGCTCCGGGGCGAAGGCGCGCCAGGCCAAGAGCAAGGCCCGCCTGCAGCGCTACGAAGAAATGGCCGCCGAGGCGGAAAAGACGCGCAAGCTCGATTTCGAGGAGATCCAGATCCCGGTCGGGCCGCGGCTGGGCAATGTGGTGGTCGAGGTCGACCACCTGGACAAGGGCTACGACGGACGCACCCTGATCAAGGATCTGTCATTCACCTTGCCCCGCAACGGCATCGTCGGCGTCATCGGGCCCAACGGTGTCGGTAAGACCACGCTGTTCAAAACGATCGTCGGTCTCGAGGAGCCGGACAGCGGCACGGTCAAGGTCGGCGAGACCGTCAAGCTCAGCTACGTCGACCAGAGCCGGGCCGGCATCGATCCGAAGAAGACCGTCTGGCAAGTCGTCTCCGACGGGCTGGACCACATTGTCGTCGGCCAGACCGAAGTACCGTCGCGGGCGTACGTGTCGGCGTTCGGATTCAAGGGCCCCGATCAGCAGAAGCCGGCGGGTGTGCTGTCCGGTGGTGAGCGCAACCGGCTCAACCTCGCGCTGACGCTGAAGCAGGGCGGAAACCTGATCCTGCTCGACGAGCCGACCAACGACCTCGACGTCGAAACGTTGGGTTCGCTGGAGAATGCCCTCGAACAATTCCCCGGCTGCGCGGTGGTGATTTCGCACGACCGCTGGTTCCTCGACCGCACCTGCACGCACATCCTGGCTTGGGAGGGCGACGAGGACAACGAGGCCAAGTGGTTCTGGTTCGAAGGCAACTTCGGTGCATACGAGGAAAACAAAGTAGAACGGCTCGGAGCCGACGCCGCCAGGCCGCACCGGGTGACACACCGCAAGCTGACTCGGGACTAG
- a CDS encoding NAD-glutamate dehydrogenase, whose amino-acid sequence MTIGSGPKQETTPWTAFSTMSDVPDWISKAYIETYRGPHDKEPGTLETGVIDLTIPATILTPKLLSAHYRLGRHRPPGESCVAVYPPDDPAGFGPALQVVTDHGGMLMDSVTVLLHRLGVSYSALMTPVFDVQRNLAGDLVSIEPKAPGTPQYVGEAWIHIQFVPSVDTKALAEVERVLPKVLSDVQQVATDAAAIIAALSNLAADVENNPGGRFTAPDREDVAALLRWLGEGNFLLLGYQRCRVHDGLVSGDGTSELGVLRSRRGSRPRLTDDDKLLVLAQATVGSYLRYGAYPYAIGVREYADGGVIEHRFVGLFTVAAMNADVLEIPSISRRVREALAMADSDPVHPAQLILDVIQTVPRSELFTLSGERLFTMAKAVVDLGSQRRALLFVRDDRLRYFVSCLVYVPRDRYTTAVRLQIEDILVREFGGTRLEFTARVSESPWALMHFMVRLPEDAGPVDVSEKNRMRIQALVSEAARTWSDRLVAAAPTGTITHADAEHYADAFSETYKSAVTPADAIGHINIINELTDDSVKLVFTDRGEETAQLTWFLGGHSASLSQLLPMLQSMGVVVLEERPFTVIRPDGLPVWIYQFRISPHQTIQVARTQADRDATAERFAEAVTAIWHGRVEVDRFNELVMRAGLSWQQVVLLRAYAKYLRQANFPYSQSYIESVLNEHPSTARSLVRLFEALFDPSGSATSRDAQAAAAAVAADIDALVSLDTDRILRAFASLVQATLRTNYFVTQEGSARVRNVLAIKLDAQLVDELPLPRPKYEIFIYSPRVEGVHLRFGPVARGGLRWSDRRDDFRTEILGLVKAQAVKNAVIVPVGAKGGFVLKRPPLPTGDAAADRDATRAEGVACYQLFISGLLDVTDNVDHSTGKVSPPPQVTRRDGDDAYLVVAADKGTATFSDIANDVAHSYGFWLGDAFASGGSVGYDHKAMGITAKGAWEAVKRHFREMGVDTQTEDFTVVGVGDMSGDVFGNGMLLSKHIRLVAAFDHRHIFLDPDPDAARTWPERQRMFDLPRSSWEDYDKSLISEGGGVYSREQKSIPISPQVRLALGIDDEVTEMAPPNLMKAILLAPVDLLFNGGIGTYVKAESESDADVGDRANDPVRVNGNQLRAKVIGEGGNLGVTALGRVEFDLAGGRVNTDAMDNSAGVDCSDHEVNIKILIDSLVTAGKVNADERSALLESMTDEVAKLVLADNEDQNDLMGTSRANAPSLLPVHALQIKFLEENGVDRELEALPSEKEIARRTEAGLGLTSPELCTLMAHVKLLLKAEMLTTELPEQDVFASRLPRYFPTPLRERFTPEIRTHQLRREIVTTMLINDMVDAAGISYAYRLTQDVGVGHTDAIRTWVATDAIFGIDEIWRGIRAADIPVALSDQMTLDTRRLIDRAGRWLLNYRPQPLAVGAEINRFAAKVKTLTPRMSEWLRGDDKAIVEQEAAAFAAQGAPKELAYLVAAGLYRFSLLDIIDIADITETETADVADTYFALMDRLGTDGLLTAISALPRYDRWHSLARLAIRDDIYASLRSLCLDVLAVGEPDESGEEKIAEWEHISASRVERARRTLTEIYASGAKDLATLSVAARQIRRMTRTSGRGTSG is encoded by the coding sequence ATGACGATCGGTTCGGGACCGAAGCAGGAAACTACCCCGTGGACCGCGTTCTCCACGATGTCGGACGTTCCCGACTGGATCTCCAAGGCCTACATCGAGACCTATCGCGGCCCCCACGACAAAGAACCCGGAACCCTCGAAACCGGCGTCATCGACCTGACCATCCCGGCCACCATCCTCACGCCGAAGTTGCTGAGCGCGCACTACCGGCTGGGCCGGCACCGGCCGCCCGGCGAGAGCTGCGTCGCGGTCTACCCGCCCGACGATCCCGCGGGCTTCGGGCCCGCGCTGCAGGTCGTCACCGACCACGGCGGCATGCTGATGGACTCCGTCACGGTGCTGCTGCACCGGCTCGGTGTCTCCTACTCCGCCCTGATGACCCCGGTGTTCGACGTGCAGCGCAACCTGGCGGGGGACTTGGTCAGCATCGAACCCAAGGCGCCCGGCACCCCGCAATACGTCGGCGAGGCGTGGATCCACATCCAGTTCGTGCCGTCCGTCGATACCAAGGCGCTCGCCGAGGTCGAGAGGGTGCTGCCCAAGGTCCTCAGCGACGTCCAACAGGTGGCCACCGACGCCGCAGCGATCATCGCCGCCCTGAGCAACCTGGCCGCAGACGTCGAAAACAACCCCGGCGGGCGTTTCACGGCCCCCGACCGTGAGGATGTCGCGGCGCTGCTGCGCTGGCTGGGTGAGGGGAACTTCCTGCTGCTGGGCTACCAGCGATGCCGGGTGCACGACGGTTTGGTCTCCGGCGACGGGACCAGCGAGCTCGGCGTGCTGCGCAGCCGGAGGGGTTCTCGCCCGCGACTGACCGACGACGACAAACTGCTGGTGCTGGCGCAGGCCACCGTCGGCAGCTACCTGCGCTACGGCGCCTATCCCTATGCCATCGGGGTGCGCGAGTACGCCGACGGCGGCGTGATCGAGCACCGCTTCGTCGGGTTGTTCACCGTCGCGGCGATGAACGCCGACGTGCTGGAGATCCCGTCGATCTCGCGCCGGGTCCGCGAGGCGCTGGCGATGGCCGACAGCGACCCCGTGCACCCGGCTCAGTTGATCCTCGACGTGATCCAGACCGTCCCGCGTTCGGAGTTGTTCACCCTCAGCGGCGAACGGCTTTTCACGATGGCCAAAGCCGTGGTGGATCTGGGCTCCCAGCGCAGAGCGTTGTTGTTCGTGCGGGACGACCGACTGCGCTACTTCGTCTCCTGCCTGGTCTATGTGCCCCGCGATCGCTACACGACCGCCGTGCGGTTGCAGATCGAGGACATCCTGGTCCGCGAATTCGGCGGGACGCGACTGGAATTCACCGCGCGAGTCAGTGAATCGCCTTGGGCGCTAATGCATTTCATGGTGCGACTGCCCGAAGATGCGGGCCCGGTCGACGTCTCCGAAAAGAACCGGATGCGAATCCAGGCGCTGGTCAGCGAGGCCGCGCGCACCTGGTCCGACCGGCTCGTCGCCGCCGCACCCACGGGAACGATCACGCACGCCGACGCCGAACACTACGCCGATGCTTTCTCCGAGACATACAAGTCGGCGGTGACCCCCGCCGATGCGATCGGCCATATCAACATCATCAACGAGCTGACCGACGATTCGGTCAAGCTGGTGTTCACCGATCGCGGCGAGGAAACCGCGCAGCTGACCTGGTTCCTGGGCGGGCACAGCGCCTCGCTGAGCCAGCTGCTGCCGATGCTGCAGAGCATGGGCGTCGTCGTGCTCGAGGAACGCCCGTTCACGGTCATCCGACCGGACGGATTGCCGGTGTGGATCTATCAGTTCCGGATCTCGCCGCACCAGACCATCCAAGTGGCGCGGACGCAAGCAGACCGCGACGCGACGGCGGAACGATTCGCCGAGGCCGTCACCGCGATTTGGCACGGCCGGGTCGAAGTCGACCGGTTCAACGAGCTGGTGATGCGCGCCGGGCTGAGCTGGCAGCAGGTCGTGCTGTTGCGTGCCTACGCAAAGTACTTGCGGCAAGCCAACTTTCCCTACAGCCAGTCTTACATCGAATCGGTGCTCAACGAGCATCCCTCGACCGCGCGATCGCTGGTGCGGCTGTTTGAGGCGTTGTTCGACCCCAGCGGATCGGCGACGAGCCGCGATGCGCAAGCGGCCGCCGCCGCCGTCGCCGCGGACATCGACGCGTTGGTCAGCCTGGACACCGACCGCATCCTGCGTGCCTTCGCGTCACTGGTGCAGGCCACGCTGCGTACGAATTACTTTGTGACGCAGGAGGGTTCGGCCAGGGTCCGCAACGTGCTGGCGATCAAGCTGGACGCCCAGCTGGTCGACGAGCTCCCGCTGCCGCGGCCCAAATACGAGATCTTCATCTACTCACCGCGCGTCGAGGGCGTGCACCTGCGGTTCGGCCCGGTGGCCCGCGGCGGGCTGCGCTGGTCGGACCGGCGCGACGACTTCCGCACCGAGATCCTGGGTCTGGTCAAGGCGCAGGCGGTGAAGAACGCGGTCATCGTTCCGGTCGGGGCCAAGGGCGGTTTCGTCCTCAAGCGCCCCCCGCTGCCCACCGGCGACGCCGCAGCCGACCGCGACGCGACCCGCGCCGAGGGCGTCGCCTGCTATCAGCTCTTCATCTCCGGGTTGCTGGATGTCACCGACAATGTCGACCACTCAACCGGAAAGGTAAGCCCCCCACCGCAAGTGACGCGCCGCGACGGTGACGACGCTTACCTGGTGGTCGCCGCGGACAAGGGCACCGCGACCTTCTCCGACATCGCCAACGACGTCGCCCACTCCTACGGGTTCTGGCTGGGCGATGCCTTCGCCTCCGGCGGATCGGTCGGCTACGACCACAAGGCCATGGGAATCACTGCCAAGGGCGCCTGGGAAGCCGTCAAACGACACTTCCGCGAGATGGGCGTCGACACCCAGACCGAGGACTTCACGGTGGTGGGCGTCGGCGACATGAGCGGCGACGTGTTCGGCAACGGCATGCTGCTGAGCAAGCACATCAGGCTGGTCGCCGCGTTCGATCACCGGCACATCTTCTTGGACCCCGACCCCGACGCGGCGAGGACGTGGCCGGAGCGTCAGCGGATGTTCGACCTGCCGCGGTCCAGCTGGGAGGACTACGACAAGTCGCTGATCAGCGAGGGCGGCGGGGTGTACAGCCGCGAGCAGAAGTCGATCCCGATCAGCCCGCAGGTGCGTCTGGCCCTCGGCATCGACGACGAGGTCACCGAGATGGCCCCGCCCAACCTGATGAAGGCAATCCTGCTCGCGCCGGTGGACCTACTGTTCAACGGTGGCATCGGCACCTACGTCAAAGCCGAATCCGAGTCCGACGCCGACGTCGGCGACCGGGCCAACGACCCGGTGCGCGTCAACGGAAACCAGTTGCGCGCCAAGGTGATCGGTGAGGGAGGCAACCTCGGTGTCACGGCCCTGGGCCGCGTCGAATTCGACCTCGCGGGTGGGCGGGTCAACACCGACGCGATGGACAACTCTGCCGGCGTGGACTGCTCCGACCACGAGGTCAACATCAAGATCCTGATCGACTCGCTGGTCACCGCCGGCAAGGTCAACGCCGACGAGCGCAGCGCGCTGCTGGAATCGATGACCGACGAGGTCGCGAAGCTGGTGCTCGCCGACAACGAGGACCAGAACGACCTGATGGGCACCAGCCGCGCGAACGCGCCCAGCCTGCTGCCGGTGCACGCATTGCAGATCAAGTTCCTCGAAGAAAACGGCGTCGACCGTGAACTGGAAGCGCTGCCGTCCGAGAAGGAAATCGCGCGGCGCACCGAAGCCGGCCTCGGGCTGACCTCACCCGAGCTCTGCACGCTGATGGCCCACGTCAAGCTGCTCCTGAAAGCGGAAATGCTGACCACCGAACTGCCGGAGCAGGACGTCTTCGCGTCGAGGTTACCCCGTTATTTCCCAACGCCATTGCGGGAGCGGTTCACCCCGGAGATCCGCACTCATCAGCTGCGCCGCGAAATCGTTACGACGATGCTGATCAACGACATGGTGGATGCCGCCGGCATCAGCTACGCCTACCGGCTCACCCAGGACGTCGGCGTCGGGCACACCGACGCGATACGCACCTGGGTCGCCACCGACGCCATCTTCGGGATCGACGAGATCTGGCGCGGTATCCGCGCGGCCGATATCCCGGTCGCGCTGTCGGACCAGATGACCCTGGATACCCGACGTCTGATCGACCGCGCCGGACGCTGGCTGCTCAACTACCGTCCGCAGCCGCTGGCCGTCGGCGCCGAGATCAACCGCTTCGCCGCCAAGGTCAAAACGCTGACCCCCCGGATGTCGGAGTGGCTGCGCGGTGACGACAAGGCCATCGTCGAACAGGAAGCCGCAGCGTTCGCCGCCCAGGGTGCGCCGAAAGAGCTGGCCTACCTGGTGGCGGCCGGTCTGTACCGCTTCAGCCTGCTCGACATCATCGACATCGCCGACATCACCGAGACCGAAACCGCCGACGTCGCGGACACGTATTTCGCGCTGATGGACCGGCTGGGCACCGACGGCCTGCTGACCGCGATATCCGCGCTGCCCCGGTACGACCGCTGGCATTCCTTGGCGCGCTTGGCAATCCGCGACGACATCTACGCGTCGCTGCGGTCGCTATGTCTCGACGTGCTGGCGGTGGGAGAGCCGGACGAAAGTGGGGAAGAGAAGATCGCGGAGTGGGAGCACATCAGCGCGTCCCGAGTGGAGCGGGCAAGGCGAACACTCACCGAAATCTATGCGAGCGGCGCCAAGGATCTCGCGACGCTGTCGGTGGCCGCGCGACAGATCCGCCGCATGACCCGCACCAGCGGACGGGGGACTTCGGGGTGA
- a CDS encoding acyl-CoA thioesterase, whose translation MTVGFVAQVPVRWSDIDMYQHVNHATMVTLLEEARVPFLKPAFEVDILEIGLLIADVRVTYKAQLKLVDSPLQVTIWTKQLRTVDFTLGYEVRSVGADPQSKPAVIAESQLAAVHIQEQRLVRLGPQHRGYLQRWLR comes from the coding sequence GTGACCGTCGGATTCGTCGCCCAGGTGCCGGTGCGCTGGTCGGACATCGACATGTATCAGCACGTCAACCACGCCACGATGGTCACGTTGCTGGAAGAGGCGCGGGTTCCGTTCCTCAAACCGGCTTTCGAGGTCGACATCTTGGAGATTGGGCTGCTGATCGCCGACGTACGGGTCACCTACAAGGCACAGCTGAAGTTGGTTGATTCGCCTTTGCAGGTGACCATTTGGACCAAGCAGCTGCGGACTGTCGACTTCACGCTCGGTTACGAGGTGCGTTCGGTCGGCGCCGATCCGCAGTCCAAACCGGCCGTCATCGCCGAGTCGCAGCTGGCCGCAGTTCACATCCAGGAGCAGCGGCTGGTGCGCCTGGGGCCACAGCATCGGGGGTACTTGCAACGGTGGCTGCGTTAG
- a CDS encoding pyridine nucleotide-disulfide oxidoreductase, with protein MIGAGPAGIAAVGRLLDQGIAAEKIAWIDPAFAAGDLGQKWRAVSSNTIAETFLHFLNGSAAFRFSEAPPLALQDVEPGETCALDLVADPLVWITAHLRERVHVFQTTATALFLANRQWRIETEQQQIVSENVILAVGAVPKKLAYPGLEEIAVEVALDPGRLAGQSLDGATVAVFGSSHSSMIVLPNLLGHPVKRVINFYQSPLKYAVYFDDWILFDDTGLKGRAAAWARENIDGGYPERLDRCWVSGPEFDDKLAQCDRVVYTVGFERRKLPETPQWGPLDYNRRNGILAPGLFGLGIAFPEYAEDPYGFGQYRVGLKKFMVYLDAVLPLWLSYPT; from the coding sequence GTGATCGGGGCCGGTCCTGCCGGAATTGCGGCGGTGGGAAGGCTTTTAGATCAGGGCATCGCGGCGGAGAAGATCGCCTGGATCGATCCCGCTTTTGCGGCAGGCGATCTCGGCCAGAAGTGGCGGGCGGTGTCGAGTAATACGATCGCCGAAACCTTCCTGCACTTCCTGAATGGCTCTGCGGCATTTAGGTTCTCGGAGGCACCGCCGCTCGCGCTGCAGGATGTCGAGCCGGGCGAGACGTGCGCCCTCGACCTGGTGGCCGATCCGTTGGTGTGGATAACTGCGCACCTGCGGGAGCGGGTACACGTCTTTCAGACAACGGCGACCGCGCTTTTTCTGGCCAATAGGCAATGGAGAATTGAAACCGAACAACAACAAATCGTCTCGGAAAATGTGATCCTCGCCGTCGGCGCGGTGCCCAAAAAGCTTGCTTATCCTGGCCTCGAGGAGATTGCCGTGGAGGTCGCGCTGGATCCCGGCCGGCTGGCCGGGCAGTCGCTCGACGGCGCGACGGTGGCCGTCTTCGGCTCGTCGCACTCGTCGATGATCGTGCTGCCGAATCTGCTAGGCCACCCCGTCAAAAGGGTGATCAACTTCTACCAGAGCCCGCTGAAATATGCTGTGTACTTCGATGATTGGATCCTGTTCGACGACACCGGCCTGAAAGGCCGGGCGGCCGCGTGGGCACGGGAGAACATCGATGGCGGCTATCCGGAACGGCTGGACAGGTGCTGGGTTTCGGGCCCGGAATTCGACGACAAACTCGCGCAGTGCGATCGCGTGGTCTATACCGTCGGTTTCGAGCGCAGAAAGTTGCCCGAGACGCCGCAGTGGGGCCCGCTGGATTACAACAGGCGAAACGGAATCCTTGCCCCGGGGCTCTTCGGGCTGGGCATCGCGTTTCCGGAATATGCCGAAGATCCCTACGGATTCGGGCAATACCGGGTGGGGCTCAAGAAGTTTATGGTTTACCTGGATGCCGTCTTGCCGTTGTGGTTGTCATACCCGACCTGA
- a CDS encoding glycoside hydrolase family 13 protein: protein MSPAAWWSNAVFYQVYPRSFADSNGDGVGDIDGIVAHLDHLVRLGIDAIWLSPVTVSPMADHGYDVADPRDIDPLFGGMPAIERLITAAHQRNIKITMDVVPNHTSSQHAWFQAALAAGPGTDARERYYFRDGQGPDGALPPNNWTSVFGGSAWERVVEPDGNPGQYYLHLFDTHQPDLNWDNPEVFDDFEASLRFWLERGVDGFRIDVAHGMAKPAGLPDAKEAVKVLSHSDDDPRFNNAAVHDIHRKIRKIVDEYDGAVTIGEVWVLDNMLWAEYLRPDELHLGFNFRLTKVAFDAHQVHDAVENSLKATAIYDSVPTWTLSNHDIDREVTRYGGGEIGLRRARAMAMVMLALPGTVFIYNGEELGLPDVLDLPEEVLQDPTWERSGHTERGRDKVRVPLPWSGDTPPFGFSSSPDTWLPMPADWASLTVEKQDADPDSTLAFFRTVLKLRRERAEFDGLELEWLTATDDALAFRRPGGLVCALNTGQRPMPLPAGELIFASAPLVDGQLPTDAAAWLV from the coding sequence ATGAGCCCCGCAGCATGGTGGTCAAACGCGGTCTTTTACCAGGTCTATCCACGGTCCTTCGCCGACAGCAACGGCGACGGCGTCGGCGACATCGACGGCATCGTTGCCCATCTCGATCACCTGGTGCGGCTCGGCATCGACGCGATCTGGCTCAGTCCGGTCACCGTCTCGCCGATGGCCGACCACGGCTACGACGTCGCCGATCCGCGTGACATCGACCCGCTGTTCGGCGGGATGCCCGCGATCGAACGACTGATCACCGCGGCCCACCAGCGCAACATCAAGATCACCATGGACGTGGTGCCCAACCACACCAGCTCCCAGCACGCGTGGTTCCAGGCCGCGCTGGCCGCCGGCCCCGGCACCGACGCCCGGGAGCGTTACTACTTCCGCGACGGCCAGGGGCCCGACGGGGCGCTGCCGCCGAACAACTGGACGTCGGTCTTCGGCGGGTCGGCCTGGGAGCGAGTGGTCGAGCCCGACGGCAATCCCGGCCAGTACTACTTGCACCTGTTCGACACCCACCAGCCGGACCTGAACTGGGACAACCCTGAGGTCTTCGACGACTTCGAGGCGTCGCTACGGTTCTGGCTGGAGCGTGGGGTGGACGGCTTCCGCATCGACGTAGCGCACGGGATGGCCAAGCCGGCCGGCCTGCCCGACGCGAAGGAAGCCGTCAAGGTCTTGTCGCACAGCGATGATGACCCGCGGTTCAACAACGCGGCCGTGCACGACATCCATCGCAAGATCCGCAAGATCGTCGACGAGTACGACGGTGCGGTGACCATCGGCGAAGTATGGGTGCTCGACAACATGCTCTGGGCCGAGTACCTGCGGCCCGACGAACTGCATCTCGGCTTCAACTTCCGGCTGACCAAGGTCGCCTTCGACGCGCACCAAGTTCACGACGCCGTCGAGAACTCGCTGAAGGCCACCGCCATCTATGACTCCGTTCCGACCTGGACGCTGTCCAACCACGACATTGACCGTGAGGTCACCCGCTACGGCGGTGGCGAAATCGGGCTGCGCCGGGCGCGGGCGATGGCGATGGTGATGCTCGCCCTGCCCGGCACGGTGTTCATCTACAACGGCGAGGAACTCGGACTGCCCGACGTGCTGGACCTACCCGAAGAGGTGCTGCAGGATCCGACCTGGGAACGGTCCGGGCACACCGAGCGGGGTCGCGACAAGGTCCGGGTTCCGCTGCCGTGGTCGGGCGACACTCCCCCGTTCGGGTTCTCCAGCTCGCCCGACACCTGGTTGCCGATGCCGGCCGACTGGGCGTCGCTGACGGTCGAGAAGCAGGACGCCGATCCCGACTCGACGTTGGCGTTCTTCCGCACGGTGCTCAAATTGCGCAGGGAGCGCGCCGAATTCGACGGCCTCGAGCTGGAGTGGCTGACCGCAACCGACGATGCGCTGGCATTCCGGCGGCCCGGGGGCCTGGTGTGCGCGCTGAACACCGGACAGCGTCCGATGCCGCTGCCCGCCGGCGAACTCATTTTCGCCAGTGCGCCGTTGGTCGACGGTCAGTTGCCGACCGACGCGGCGGCCTGGTTGGTCTAG
- a CDS encoding globin, which yields MDQVQQSFYDAVGGAETFKTIVARFYAQVPEDEILRELYPLDDLQGAEERLRMFLEQYWGGPRTYSDQRGHPRLRMRHVPFRITPIERDAWLRCMHTAVASIDAQTLDDEHRRELLNYLEMAAHSLVNSPL from the coding sequence ATGGATCAGGTACAACAGTCCTTCTACGATGCCGTCGGCGGTGCCGAGACCTTCAAAACGATCGTGGCGCGCTTTTACGCCCAGGTCCCCGAGGACGAAATCCTGCGCGAGCTGTATCCGCTGGACGACCTGCAGGGCGCCGAAGAGCGGCTGCGCATGTTCCTCGAGCAGTACTGGGGCGGTCCGCGCACCTACTCCGACCAGCGCGGGCACCCGCGGCTGCGGATGCGTCACGTGCCGTTTCGGATCACCCCGATCGAGCGCGATGCGTGGTTGCGCTGCATGCACACCGCCGTGGCGTCGATCGACGCACAGACGCTCGACGACGAGCATCGCCGAGAGCTGCTGAACTATCTGGAAATGGCTGCACACTCACTCGTCAATTCGCCTTTGTAG